AATCTgaaattaacaatttatttgCATAATTTACATCTTGCATCCTGTACAGTGTACACCTACTTGCATGATAATTGTACTCTTTAGGGTTGGTACTTATTTTGACAACATACTGTTTCGTGCACCGTAGATTTTGTACAAAATTTTCTGTTAAAGGGGCAATGTTATAAGTTATAACCAATAAACGTGGTCTGGATTTACCGGTTTATAACTGCACAAGCTCGGAATACTCTTGCTGATTCATCAATTCCGGCAGAGTAACACATGCAAATCAATGGCGTCTAACTCAGTTAGATACTTTCTGAGTTATAAATttcatgatatatattttttattcctacaaataaaaataaatagaataaataacaCATGTAACTTGTAGCTTGAATAGCATATCTCTTTGCTCTAATTATTATATTGATAACTAATTCCCGTTCCCATCTGTAGTTGCTCTAATTTCTCTTCAAAAAAAAGTGTCTAagaatcatttttctttattatttaggTTCTAAGTTAGAATACAGAGACAGTTCCTGGAAtctctatatataattttataataatattttttctgaaagaagtaaaagaaaagcTAGATTGAAATTactttgtttaatatttttcgtTCATGATAAACGATCGAGAagagtttttgttttgtttttattcctATATATGGTGTTTTTCGTGAAAAATCAGCCgcagtaaattatattttcactaTGTCTTTATCGCTTCGCGAGGCATGGCTTATTTTAAGAGTTTTACCTTGCTCTTCACCTTTTTATATCCAACTTGGTAAATGCTTGTGTTGGCCACGCGACATCACAGTTTATGCAATATTGATTTGTATGGTGTGCATGACATCTGATTTTAATCGCATATAGCTGTATAGACTATTCATGCACTTGCTAGCTAATAGCTACTAATATAAAAGAATGAAAGGGCCATATTGGTAGAAGTGTAGAtgggattaaaattaaaattaaaaactcttAGATGCAAACAAGTGCTTGATATTTTACATTCAGAACATACCAACTCGCTATCCTATTGGATGTTTTTCGAAAGTAAAACCACTGAAACAAGGAACATAGACTACAGTTATGCctgaaaatgaaattattacAGCTGGGTCACACTAGCTAGGGGTGAACCCTTCCAAAAGCCTTAAAGATGCAATGCTATACAGGTTAGACTTTATAAGGTGGCACACATGATGATATGCTATGAACAAAATATTGATcggaaaaaagaataataatattagCCGGTTAAAAAAACGGTGCCCTGTGCATAGCAGGAAAAATATGGTTCTTCACTCAAAGGGCAAAACAAACTTTCCTCATCCATCACCCATAGAGGGTCAGAAGAAGAATATTCCCATGATGATGGAGAAGGCACTTGTGGTGGGCAAGAGAAGTTGCAACCCTCTTCACTGTGCCCATCATACACTGACACTGGCTGAAGAGTAGTGTTGTTCTCTTCTGACATATTGTCAATATCCTTCCATATATCATCCATAGAGAACAACCCTTGTTGATCACCTTTTTGACCCTGATCTTGGGTTGCGGCTATCACACCATTATCACCTCCTGTGTCATAAAAGCTCTCTTCTCCTGCCTTCTTGGAAGCATGTGGATCCACTGCATGGTTGTTTGAGGATATTGAGGAATCAACGCTAGAGGGTGTTGGTGATGACGATGCAGCTTCTCCTCGCTTTTTCTCCTGAGCCTTTTTCCTCATCAGAGTCCTCCAGTAATTCTTGATCTCATTGTCAGTGCGCCCTGGTAACTTGCGAGCAATTCTTGACCACCTGCATGTCTCAAAGTAACCATGATTAGATTTGAAATTAACTGGATAAAGAATATGAAACGCAAACTTAGATGTAGTCAAGTGTTGTTTTCTGATCAGAATTTGGAGTTTTACCATGGTGATCTGCATAATAACGGTTTGCATTAAAGATCCATCGACATAAGTCATATATAAAGGTGAAACTCCAATTCtaattgaaaaaacaatacTGAAATTAAGTCAAGAACTGTATCTAATTTTTGTCTTatacaaaataagaaaaggCATGGCAATTGACAAACTAGCTAGGAATTTATAAagttgagtgtttttttttttcatattatgaaATCAAACCTATTTCCCCATTTTGAGTGAAGTTCCAAGACAAGGCGTTCTTCCTGGGGGGTCATCTTTCCACGCTTGAGGCCAGGATGTAGGTAATTAACCCACCTTAATCTGCAACTCTTACCTGTTCTATTCAAACCTACAACAAAATGAGGTGGTTAAAGGCTTCTTCTTCcataatctatatttttttgtagcaTGATGCCCAAATaagcatttgattttttttgtctaatgcCTATTTTACTTTCTCCCGCCACCTTCAAACCTGATACCTTAGCTATAAAGTCCCATCTACGGTCTCCAAACAATCCAACAAAGGACACCAATTTGAAGTCTTCCTGTTCTGTCCAAGGACCTTTACGCACTTCCTGTTGAACCATTTTTTTCGAAACAAAAGAGAGCACTAGTGCTACTAATTCTGGAAATggaatattttttctctcaagcTATAGCTCTTGCGGGGACCTATGCAACCATCACCAACATTTATATACGCCTTGTCACGCTccctgtttattttattataagcaATTTTGCATATCCACCGTTCATTTGGTCATTTTCTAAGGATGACGTCATCCACTACGTGGAAATAACCAGAGTAATAGATCAATATGTTGATGTAAGTTTcaagattgttttttttttcttcctgtaCCCGTACACActgcttaattaattaatattggaTTTATCGGACAGGTGTTGTTCTTCCCCAGTTCCACCTTCCCCTGCTTTATATTCCAtgtcaaaattttctaattagTTAATGATATCTTGAACTTGAAGagatgaagttttttttataggtcCTTCAAGTTAACACAAAGATAAGATTAAGCACACTTTACATTGTAGATTTTGTTTAAtcctaaacattttttttatcatatatcaaAAACATTTGGGGGGGGAGGAATTCATTAATTGACCTTTCATTGGGGGTGTTGGACTGTTGGCtagttaaaaacttaaaatctccctgaaataataatttcagAATTCAAATGTATAAAgtggatgaaagaaaaaataagaagaaaattagcttgatttttttttattgcatgcGTAAAGTATGGACTATAGAATGGTTAATGAGTTCTGATTGATTAGTTTCCAGTTGTTTACTGTGatgataacaaaatttaaaacttgaatGGGTGAAGGAATTAAGTGAAGAAGCTGGCATGTGCCTTCTTGCACAATTTGATGGATAGTGCGGCCCTTGACTTCTGCAAAGGCCAggacagaaaagaaaagagaaagtagaagaagaCAAAATTTTGAAGAATATAGGCAGAAATCGTTAAGATGTTTTCCAGGCattcttttctttcaaatataatattgaaaatGGATATAGATATTAGTGAGCGTACAAACTATTGTTAGATAAATCTAGCATCCAAAGTTTGTGTGTGGTGCCCCCAGCAGAGAGTGTGACACTATGTCGGGCCAGTTTAGGCAGTTAAATAATGGGATTTTTGTTTCCAACTTGATGGATGCGCCCAAAATTAAGTTATCataggttttaaaaaaattgtattatttcaatttttaaattaggcATTTCTAGCCAAGATGTGTGCCACGTGCTCATCTTTATGTTCGTAAAAGGTATAATTTTTCGAGCACTTACTTTCGTACAAATTATTACATAATactgtaatttaattattactttttaaaatggtTAAAATGATGTACAAAATAGCTAGATATTTATACCATCAAACCATGAATTTGGTATGAGAGTTTATGAATATTCGTGTGTACAAGTATCATCATTATCTTATGGATAAATAACATAAGTTacacttgaaattcaaataaaaacacgTAACTTAAGGAattgtttgattattttctttttctttttagtttcaaAACTGTTTTTTAAGATAATCTTTCACTATCCAACAGTcaatttttcattcaaaatctattaaattcttaaaattgctttcaaaaataaaaaataaaagaaacaattggGAGATGTTTTCTACTATTTTCATCTTATTTAAGCTCTCCCTCAATTTCATATTCTATTTTATGTCTTGTACTACCATCCCTCCTCTTGGTTGTGTGAACAAcctttatttaattacattttaaaaataaaaatcaaatacactAATTTTTGCAAACTTTTTTTTCAAGAGTATCATCCTTCTTTAGAGATAAACATGTTCATAATATGGTTATTAAATATATAGGTATCTTTCCTAGAGAATATTCAAATCTTGGCTTAAGTCCCTTTTTGAGCACATGCATGCAATAGATATGTTTGCATACATATTCAAAAACATGCATATCCTTAGATTTTCGcttcaaaaatttcaaaagtcataCAAATTACCATTTTTAACTTCTTAATAAGTATGGGTGTTAAAAAACTAGTTAGGATTGAACTAGATGGTAATCAAAcctaaattaattagtttttttcttaataagtatgagtgtattattttataaaatcaatttggtTAACCTAACTGTTTCTATAAAACTAGTTtgattaattgaattgatttttatttaaatttttttatttgaaaaaaataattcaaaaaatagtttgaaaattaatttgaaataaaataaaacagttTGAAACCAATtcgatttaatttgtttttataatttttgcacACCCTTATTAACAAGTATAGATCTTCTTCCTCAAACTCAGAACCatacatattataaataaataatttaaataattcagATATTCTAATAGAATATTACGACTTCAACTAAAattagttagaaaaaaaaagaattatttgtttaattcatCGAAGATCTCACTCAAGTAAAAATaaagcaataaaaatatttacttatgaaggtggaaagattttttttattataagttatttttagacaatttattaaaaatattattcaataagttgttaatttgaataatattaaatataattttattaaataatttcttgaatttaaattttgtgaataaaaaaataattaaaagaaagtctCCAAAAATAGTCCTCAAGATTCTCCAAcgaacataatatatataatccATTTTAATGGACTCAATCTTGTTGATTAAGAAGGGAAAAATTGAGTGAAAGTTATATGTTTGATAATACAAAAGAATCAATTTCAtcacaaaattataatgatGTCTTGAAAAAATACGTTACAGTTTTTAACTTCTTAACAAACATAGATTTTCTTCCTCAAACATAtcaaactataaataaataattcagaTATCCTAATAGAATATTACAACTTCaacaaaaattagtttaaaaaaagaatcattttttaattccaTGGAAGGTCTCactcaaataaaaatagagCAATAAGAAAGATTTACTTATGAAGGcggaaagatttttttattataagtttttttagacaatattatttaaaacattaatcaataattaaactcgattttattgaaaaaatatatttttttttgaatttaaatattatgaataaaaaataattaaaataaaatatctaaaaaaaagtGATCCTCAAGATTCTCCAACAGACATAATATATAACCATTTTAATGGACTAATTCCAGTTgattaagaaggaaaaaaattagtaaaaattataatatgtttCACTAATATATAAGAATCAATTTCAtcacaaaattataatgatGTCTTGGAAAAAATACGTAGATAAAAGAGGGATAATATGGATAAAAGAGATGAAGTAGAGACatgaaattgataaaaaaaaaaaactattaattacCATTTTACAAACGAACATCAATCTTCCGTGGCTTGCGGAAGTATGGCAGCAGCCATCTCTTTCCTAGCGCTGACATCAATGACGGAAGGGTGCTGGGAGGGGGCCATTGAAGCTGATgatatttcttttcaattttatctgtttactttaaaaaaatatttttatttatttatttatttaaaattgaagataatattaattattatcactattttttaaaaaatatttatacatttattataaatgaatgaTAAGTGGTAGTAAAGATTTTCTagagaattaaaatgatttttaatgtaaatgatattaatattagtatactttttaaatttatatattatatttgtgtGTGTTTGGTTACTTTGGTAAgcatttttagttaatttttttttattattgggtaaaatgtttgtttgattttattaatagtattttgcttttttttttagtattttgattAGGGTTCATCATTTGTATTATGATTTTGGAatttttgggttttagctaaaacattattgattttttttttcagtttgttAATGATTCCTGGATTTATTTTGTATGTCTAACGAAACAATTATGGGCTGTTCTTAGCCACTAGAAatcgttttttttaaatatca
The nucleotide sequence above comes from Glycine soja cultivar W05 chromosome 11, ASM419377v2, whole genome shotgun sequence. Encoded proteins:
- the LOC114377190 gene encoding transcription factor MYB48-like isoform X2; translation: MTPQEERLVLELHSKWGNRWSRIARKLPGRTDNEIKNYWRTLMRKKAQEKKRGEAASSSPTPSSVDSSISSNNHAVDPHASKKAGEESFYDTGGDNGVIAATQDQGQKGDQQGLFSMDDIWKDIDNMSEENNTTLQPVSVYDGHSEEGCNFSCPPQVPSPSSWEYSSSDPLWVMDEESLFCPLSEEPYFSCYAQGTVFLTG
- the LOC114377190 gene encoding transcription factor MYB48-like isoform X1, yielding MTPQEERLVLELHSKWGNRSPWWSRIARKLPGRTDNEIKNYWRTLMRKKAQEKKRGEAASSSPTPSSVDSSISSNNHAVDPHASKKAGEESFYDTGGDNGVIAATQDQGQKGDQQGLFSMDDIWKDIDNMSEENNTTLQPVSVYDGHSEEGCNFSCPPQVPSPSSWEYSSSDPLWVMDEESLFCPLSEEPYFSCYAQGTVFLTG